One window from the genome of Lacerta agilis isolate rLacAgi1 chromosome 16, rLacAgi1.pri, whole genome shotgun sequence encodes:
- the MBOAT4 gene encoding LOW QUALITY PROTEIN: ghrelin O-acyltransferase (The sequence of the model RefSeq protein was modified relative to this genomic sequence to represent the inferred CDS: inserted 4 bases in 4 codons), with translation MRVFMNWEAPFFFQATALYQLAAFPFAILFHYLCASGNLSINARYTFLLVGGFLLAWAAMGCYALLLLISAFSSLAVIHSTGPQQVHTWAFFVQMTWQTLCHLGLHYKEYYLQEAACIRLPIALSALMLMTQXVTSLALDIHEKKXRVGLPSEERRSFCWHLLQALPPCTYLLCFPTLLGGPLCSFRRFQAXVRYSKAPFSSGLLSAATRKGLGALTLGLLNNIMRGYISPLDDLIDCTHFDCVYVMWTSALSFRLTYYSHWLLDESLFLAAXFGADLGHHQYSAAADRVVMDTGIWTLETTNTIAGFTRTWNKSTAQWLRRLIFQQSSSHPLLATFAFSAWWHGLHPSQVFGFLCWAVMVEADYRFHRFFGSVAKSWLQKLLYQTVTWCHTQLVVAYIMIAVEIRSVSMLWQLLSSYNSFFPLVSVTVLLLLVKK, from the exons ATGAGGGTCTTCATGAACTGGGAAGCCCCGTTTTTCTTTCAAGCCACAGCTTTATACCAGCTAGCTGCTTTTCCATTTGCTATTTTGTTCCATTATCTATGTGCCTCTGGGAATCTTTCTATAAATGCAAG GTACACTTTCCTCCTGGTGGGTGGTTTCCTCCTGGCCTGGGCTGCCATGGGGTGCTATGCCCTGCTGCTGCTTATATCTGCCTTCTCCTCTCTTGCTGTAATCCATTCCACTGGCCCACAGCAGGTCCACACATGGGCATTCTTCGTTCAGATGACCTGGCAAACACTCTGCCATCTTGGGCTGCATTATAAAGAATATTACCTACAAGAAGCTGCATGTATCAG ATTGCCCATTGCCCTTTCTGCCCTCATGCTGATGACCC AAGTCACCTCACTGGCTTTGGATATCCATGAAAAAA TGAGGGTGGGCTTGCCATCTGAAGAGAGGAGATCCTTTTGCTGGCACCTGCTCCAGGCACTGCCACCGTGTACTTATCTGCTGTGTTTCCCGACCCTGCTGGGAGGCCCTCTGTGTTCTTTCCGCAGATTTCAGG TGGTAAGGTATTCCAAGGCTCCGTTTTCTTCGGGTCTTCTCTCGGCTGCCACTCGAAAAGGCCTGGGGGCTCTGACTCTGGGCCTGTTGAACAATATCATGAGGGGATACATTTCCCCTCTGGACGACCTAATCGACTGCACCCACTTTGACTGCGTTTACGTCATGTGGACCTCAGCCCTGTCCTTCAGGCTCACCTATTACTCTCACTGGCTGCTTGACGAGTCCCTCTTCCTTGCTG GGTTTGGGGCTGATCTTGGCCACCACCAATATTCAGCAGCTGCCGACAGAGTCGTCATGGACACAGGCATTTGGACCCTGGAAACAACCAACACAATTGCCGGCTTTACCCGAACATGGAACAAGAGCACAGCCCAGTGGCTGAGGCGTCTCATATTCCAGCAGAGTAGTTCACATCCTCTCCTGGCCACCTTTGCCTTCTCAGCCTGGTGGCATGGCCTCCACCCTAGCCAGGTCTTTGGGTTTTTGTGCTGGGCCGTTATGGTGGAAGCAGACTACCGCTTCCATCGCTTTTTTGGTTCAGTGGCAAAATCCTGGCTTCAGAAGCTGCTGTACCAAACTGTGACCTGGTGTCATACACAACTGGTGGTGGCGTACATTATGATTGCTGTTGAGATTAGGAGTGTCTCCATGCTTTGGCAGCTGTTGTCTTCGTACAATAGCTTCTTTCCACTAGTCTCTGTCACTGTGCTCCTCCTGTTAGTAAAGAAATGA